The Myotis daubentonii chromosome 1, mMyoDau2.1, whole genome shotgun sequence genome includes the window CCAGGAGTGGACACGAGGCCCAGGCTCGGGAGCAGACGGGAGAGCCGCTCGGTTGAAGGAAAGATGTTGGCAGAGTTGGTGGGACAGATCTGGGGAGTCCTGAAATCCAGACAGGATTTTTAGACTTCCTGTGGGTGACCATAGAgctttgaagagactttgcctgatAACAGTGGGCTGACTGTGGAATTTTGAAAGAAAGGGGGTGGTAGGTGTGAGACATTGTGTGTGTGACTTTAGGATAAGTCTCGGGAGGAAGAGCAGCCAGAGAAAGGGCCAAAACGGCTTCCCTTCAGCATGGGCTCCAGAAGTGATGCCTCCTCTCACCTCGTGTTTACGTAAAATGCTGCCTGGTGGTGGCTGAGACTAGGATATAAAGGCCTCTGGACCACAGCCTGGGGGAAGGCCGCTCAGCCCTCCGTCTGGGCCAGCTCTGCGCTCAGACCCAGCCCTCAGCCGCTGCCACAGCACCCGCTCCTGCCTCTGACGGTGGGGGCCCCAGGCCTGTGCTTCGGGAAGGACGGGCACTCGGGTCCAATTGTAGCCAGGCCTCGCCTGGGTATTGGGGATGAATAAGGGACAAGTCATCTTCTGGGAGCTGCACGGGATTGTGGGAAGACAAACTCATAAAGAAACATGTATGGCACCAAGTACATTGTATGGGGAGCCGTGGCAGCACCGGGCAGGGCACCCACCCGGCCTCAGCTGACCCCTAAACCTCGACAACGGGCATGGAGACAGCACGGACAAAGGCAGGGAGGCGAGAGCCTGCTCATGCCTGCATGGTGGGGGGGCAGGCGAGGAAAGGAGGGTCCAGGGCATTTCGTGGTGCTGGGGTGAGGAAGTCAGGAAGGCCTCCTGGTTCTAGCGTGGAGGACACCAGCTGAGCGAGAAGGTAGGGAGGTCAGATGTGGACGAGTTCAAGTGCCTGCGTGCAGTCAGGTGAAGGTGCCCCCGACCTGGAGCCGGGCTCGGGGAGTCCCACCGAGGGGCTGCCTGGGGCGTGGCaaggcctggggagcaggctttCCCGCTAGGCCTTCACGGTGGCCAGGTGCCCAGAGCACCCATCCCCATGCCTTTCCAAGGAAGCGGAAGGTGTCTTGGGGAAAGTATCAATCAGTCTGTGAGAAGACGGCCAGTTCTTACATGAATAGAAATCATTACAAATAAATTCATCTGTGATTATATATGCAGACATTATCCTGGCTTAGCAGCAAATGCAAAGAAATCATCATGATCCGTTACCAGGCGGGTCCATCtcagcatttatttttcataaacacTTTGATCTTTAAACCACTAACGGTGAGACGTTGAGTTATATGACGTGGTTCTTTAGAAGCCAGGTAACGTCACAGTAATTACCCTTTTCATCAGCAAAATAGACACCTAAGCCAGCCCCGGCTGCATGCTCACCACAGGCGGGCGGGGTCTGAGCTCACCCTGTGGTCGCCCTGAGCGCTGGAGTAGGAGTCGTGCTTGACAGAACCAGGTGCCTGGGACAGGATCCAGTCTGTGGGGTCTCTGTGCTCCAGCGCCCCCTGTGGCTGCCCTTCAGCTTCCGCCAGCAGCTGGGGTCCTCCGCCTCTGTGCACATGTTGACACATCAGAGCCTATTGTTTGCTTCTGCTGCCCACTGTTTGTCACGGTATCACTCATGCAAATTCGTGTTCTTCTCAAGCCTGTTTTCTGTGTATAATCATATTTGTTTCTCTAGATAGAAGGTTTCTATAAAATTCCCCTTTCGTTATGGGTTGTTAGAGATTCCAAGGCTGCCGCCGACCTGGTGTGGGAAACACTGTACAGGTGTTCCTCGTTTTATCACACCTCGTTTTATTGCATTTAGCAGACACTACATttgtttacaaattgaaggtttgtgcAACCCCACGTCAAGCGAGTCTTTTGGTGCCATTTTCCAACAGGCTCAGATGAAGGTTAGCGTTTCCAGCAATAAAGCATTTTCAGTGAGGGCATGCACATTATTTCTGTACATATAGTGCTATTGCACACTTGATAGACTACTGTTccgtgtaaacataacttttataaacACTGGGGAGCCAAACATGACATGTGACTCACTGCACTACCGTGGTCTGGCTCCGAACATGCAGTATCTCCAAGGTAAGCCTGAAACATCACCGGAGGTAAAAATGACAAGACTGAAGCTGTCCTACCTCGGCCACATCATGGGAAGGCAGGGTCTTTGGAAAAGACAGTCATGCTgggaaaatagaaggcagcagggaaAGAGGAAGTCCAAGTAGGAGGTGGAGTGACTCCATGAAAGAAGCCATAGCCTGAGCCTttaggagctgagcagggctgctgaGCACAGGACACTGTGGACACCACTCAGTCACAGGGCCGCCGGGAGTCAGAGCCGCTCAACGGCACGTAACACACACATGCCTGTAGTTCTGTTCCTCAGAAATGAATATCTAATATCCATGAAGCCGTTCCTCTGTTTTAAGTAGCTGTTGCTTTTTTTTAACCATTGCATACTGTTTACCACTGACCCACGGGCCACTAGCTCAGTTAGCGTTCTCCGCCAGGATGTGTTGGTCAAGATTCCTTTTGTAACGTCCTGATGAACTTTGTTTGTACAGAGATTTTGCTTACGTAGCAAGAGACAAAGATACAAGAATATTGAAATGTCATGTATTTCGATGTGACACACCAGCAAAAGCCATCGCCACAAGTCTCCACGAGATCTGTTCCAAGGTAAGGTGGGTCGGGGTACAGTGGCCCATCCTTCTCTTTCCTCACTGCTGAGCAGGGAGAGGGGTgtaggggtgggagggtgggcctGCCAACTGCACATTGAGCCGCTGGCCCAGGCACAGAGCTCTGGGGAGGCAGTGGCCTCTGTTCCACCTGGAGTGAAAGCTTGGGCTGGGAATGCAGGTGTGAGTTGCTTTGGGGATCATTGAAGGGGGTGTTTCCTTCCTTCAGACCCACAGCACTGTGAACGAGTAAAAGTGATGACTCTCCTCACGGAAAAGAGACCATTTGGAAGACAGCTGACAGGTTTAGACAGTTTGAGAACAGCGACAGCAGCTAATATTTCTGAGTGCTTACACTTAATGCTCAGAACTGACATAACGTTATTATTAGGGACATGAATATTATCATCCCCATGTACACTGGAGGAGAAGAGACACAAGGGGTCAGGGGACTTGCTCacggtcacacagctagtcagtgGCGGAGGCGGGATTTAAACCCACATGCAGTAGTCTCTCCCTTTACCCACGGTTTCATGTTCTGCGGTTTCAGTCACCCACAGTCAACCTCAGTctgaaaacattaaatggaaaactccagaaacaAACAATTCATACGTTTTAATTGCACATCGTTCTGAGTAGCATAATGAAATTTCGTGCCATCCTGCTCCATCCCACCCacgacatgaatcatcccttgtCCAGCATATCCACGCTGTGTATCCCGCCCGCCCATTCGTCACTCAGTCCTGTTATCGGGCCAGCTCTCTCGGTATCACAGTGCTAGTGTTccagtaacccttattttatttactaatggccccaaagccattcacataacttttatcaACGTACGTTGTTAtagttgttctattttattattgttgttaacctCTTACCGTGCCTACTTTATCATGGGTATGTATGTAGAGGGGGAAAACAAAGCATTtacagggttcagtactatccacGGTTTCAGGCAGGCGCTAGGGCTTGGCATGGATCCCGTGGATAAGGGGGCACTCTGTGCTTTGTCCCCAGAGCCCTGAAAATGGTACCTGAGAGTCATCGCCCAGGAGCAATGGGGGACGTCCGCTGCGCTGTCCCTGACCACAGTGGGCCAGcaggtccccacaggccagggatGTGTGGGTTGTGTTAGTAACGATGGGGGTGAACGGAAGAACAAATTTCAACTGATTAGGAGACTGTTACTGGGAGGGATAGTTACTCAGCCCGTATCCCTCGGAAAACGGCACAGTTCTCAGAATAGGCAGCTGGTTTCACTCGGAAGTACAATCTGCTCAGGCACCTGGCTGGCTCCAGTTGCTGAAGGCGGGCTCTGTAACCACAAGCCCACGCTGTGATTTCTCTTCTTCAGATTATGGCCGAACGGAAGAATGCCAAAGCCCTGGCCTGCAGCTCCTTACAGGAAAGAACCAATGTGAATCTCGACGTTCCCTTGCAAGGTAGGTCGGCGCTACCTGCTCTCTTCACGGTGGCGCCCTCCATCCAACTCAGGAACCGAAGGGTCTTGGATAGTCCCCTGGTGCTTCTCGTCTCCGTAAAACATGCTCACATCCATCCACCAGCACATGCTGAGCGGGCCCGTGGCCCCCCCACGGCTCAGAGTTGATTTGTGTCAATGGGATTAGGCATAAAGGGCCAAGATGAGTTTTGTTGTTGAACAAGATTAACAAATATTATCCTTAGTGGTTTTCTAACCCATCTACAGCCTGGGTAAGGACTAGCTAGCTAAAAAATATGTGGGTTGATATTTTGGGGGTTCTGTTTAGTTGTTTTCCCTGATTGCCCCCTTTGTGACTAAACTTTCCCTGGGCGTGAACCACACCCAACATAGAGGACATCAGAAGCTGTTCTTTAGCGCACATCAAAGAGACAGTGACAGCTTTAACACATAGATTCCTGgtcctgcttttttttcttttttttttataattactttcagagaggaagggagaggtagagagagaactatcaatgatgagagagaaccattgatcggctgcttcctgcacaccccacattggggatcgagcccataacctgggcatgtgccctgaccgggaatcaaacagtgacctccttcctggttcataggtcgatcgatactcaaccacagagccacgccagccgggctaggTCCTGCTTTCACATGTGTCTCTGCCTGGGAAATGAAAGTTGAATGGGATTTTGATTGACGGAGCCCCAGCGTCTCTGTTCTTGTAGAACAAGTGCCTCATTTACCTCCAGAACCAGGGCAGTGTGGCACAGGGTGTGCGTTCCAGATGACACAGtgatggctgtgtgtgtgttggaaccACAGAGAAGGATGTGTTGCTTTTGTTCCCTGCAGTAGATTTTCCAACACCAAAGACTGAGCTGGTGCAGAAGTTCCACGTGCAGTACTTGGGCATGTTACCTGTGGACAAGCCAGTCGGTACGTGAAGCATGTTTGTCTCTTTCCTCCTGCAGGTGTTTGGGAGCTCAGGGGGATGTCCACCCTCCCATAAGGGTGGGTCTGCTGTTTCGGCCCCTTTCCTTGTCTTGAACCGGCCCCTGAACTGTCACAGCCAGAGCACACAGACAGTCCTGATCAAGAGAGCGAGGAGGACAGGTTGAGCCCCTCGGTCCCAGAACGCAGGGATGTAGATAGAGCGGCACCTATTTCTCGTTCTATTTCTCGTTTACCCAGCATTCCAGAGAAGCATGACCAGGGCTTGCTGCCCTCCAGTGGGGCTTCCACCTCTGGGGCCAGGGCGCCTGCTTCAGTCCTTGTCGCCTGGTTGGcagcagggagggctgggggagtcCTCATGCTTTCCCTTCAAGGTGTGACCGGGAAGCCGTGCACACAGCAGTCAGCTCAcatccagggccagggcctggctgctTGGCCTTAGGAAGCTGAGAGGTGGCGGGAGGTGCCGCCTTGGCCTGGATGGACCCTCATCCTGCTGGGGGTGTAAAATGATGCCGCTGCTTGGGGAAACGGTCTGGCAGATCCTCAAAACGTCAGACATGGAGTCACCGTTTGACCCAGGGATTTCTAGGCACTTACCCCAGTGAAATGAAAACATCCATCCGTCCTCTCAGAAATGTGTGcgtgaatgttcacagcagcatttgTTGTAACAATCAAAAAGTAGGAACAAGCCAGATGTCCTCATTGGACATGTGGACAGATGAGGTGTGATGGTGCAGACAGAGGggtcttacttggcaaggaaaaGGGAGGGCGCACTGGCACACGCTGCCACGTGATGAGCCTTGACCACATGTGGGAAGTGggagaagccagtcacaaagccCCACATACTCTGGTTCCATGTGTGGGACATGTCCGGAACAGGCAAATCTCTAATAGAAATTGATTGCCTAGGGCTAGGGGGCTGGGAGGCCATGGAGGGTGACTCCTAAAAGGTACAGGGTTTCTTTGTGGGGtgatgaaaattttctaaaatggactgtggtgatggttgcacaactctgaatatagcaacaacaaaaaattgaattatacattaaaaaaattttttaatcctcacctgcggatgttttattgattttatttttttaaaactcttcacccgaggatattttttccattgatttttagagagtggaaggagtgggggagagaggggagagagagaaacttctatgtgagagagacacattgactgcctccggcatgcaccccgactgggcccagggcagggggttgaacctgcaaccctttgatgcacaggccaatgctctcactactgggccacacaggccagggctgttttactgattttagagggaggggaaagaagggagagaaacatcgatgtttgAGAgtagcatcaattggttgcctcctgtacgtgcctccactggggatcgaacccacaacctaggtatgtgcactgaccaggaattgaacccacagtccttcagtgtatgggacaacaaccagctgagccacacggCCTGGGCTGAATTAGGCACTTTGAGTGAGCGACTTGTATGTTacgtgaattatatctcaataaagttgttattccattccccccccccccaaaaaaaaaaacagctgtgGGAACACCCAGTAAAAGTGCCCCATTGAATAGCTCCTACAACTTTTGTAAAGATTGCCACCCATGCTTGGCCTTGTTGAAGCAACAACATAAATGCTGGCTTCTGTTGGGTCCCCTTTCCAGAGCTCTGTGCTTAGAAAAACGTAGCATTTGCTCGTTTCCCCATACAGTCAGGGCTGGGGAACcctgagggagaaagaggaaggagcatGTGGCGATCAGACAGGCCATCACACACTACATCTCAGGTTTCCCGTGACCCTTCTTGTTGAAAAagctggcattttatttttttaagcaaacatGAGAAATGAAATGTCTCCTGGGGCTATAAAAAAAGATCCGCCTGGGTGATTTGGGCCCCAATTTGTGAGTGACAAGTAGCTGTAGGGCCTTTTTCAATGATTCCTTCAATCCGTTCAGGAATGGATACCCTGAACAATGCCATAGAGAGTCTCATGACCTCATCCAGCGAGGAGGATTGGCCGTCTGTGAACATGAGCGTGGCCGATGCCACCGTGACTGTCATCAGTGAGAAGGTAGGGTCGCGCATGCCCTTGGCCTGTCTGGGTGACACTGGGGTTTTGGACACAAGAGTCTTCCGTGAAACTTAGGTACCTAGCCAGGGCTGGAGCTCTGGGGAGCTGTGCTTGCTTATGACTAAAATAGCCTCCGTTAAAAAAAAGATGTGCCCTTTGTGTCTGGGTGTCTGCACACATTGGCTGGTGGTGACTGGAAGGCACTAGCAGTATCGCACGGGTGGTTTGGTTTTCTGGCTGGTCCCTCTTGGGCTCCAGGGGCAAGTGGGCTGTGTTttctggggttggggggcaggagaggcttccattATCGGAGATCCTACGGTTTGGTAGTAGCAGGGGCCGCTGGTCATCTTGAGTGAGGCCAGCATTCGCCTCCACTCACATTATCCCAACTTTGTggctgaagaaactgaagcacagagaggttaggtaactacCCAAGGTCGCCAAGCTGGAAGCAGCAGGGTCAGGACGGAACACAGGCAGGCCGGCTGCAGACTCTCCCACCTCTCTGCCTCGGTGAAACACCGTCATGGGAAGACCGCGCGTCCTTGGCGGCGGCCCTGTCCTCCAGCAGGTCACCTTCAGGCCCCCTTCCCCTTCCAAGGGAGAGTGAGACACTCCCTGACCCTGCCTGCCTCGCCAGCGTGCGGCGCTGGGTTTTCCTCGGTCTCCAAACCGGTGGCGCCCTTTCCTGCTCCTGTGCTCTGCGCCTGTGCCTCACCCAGATTTCCACTTGAACCTAATTTCTCCCAAGAAGACTCCCAGGCGTCCCAGACCAGCGCAGTTGGCCTGTTAATCCCACAGCACCTGCGTGACTGTTTAACAGGTCAAGGTGCTAGTGGTCCACAAGTCACCGTGCTGGTTGTGTTTACTAATTAGACTTGCACACGGTTGCTGCTGCTGCAAACAAAGGATGTGGTATTCATAAGGATGCCCCGAACAGTCCCtcacactgcatcgtatgggtgCCAGTTTGTGAAAGAGGAAATGTGATTTGGAGACTTAGTATTTTACACGGTTTTAGGTAGACTATGACTCAGCATGCCGGTTAGCTTGGGAAGAAGACCCGGATGGGGACAGACCCCGCGGTTCCTTCTCTCTGGGGCCGTGGGGTTTCCAGTGGGTTCACTTGGGCAGATGGGTGGCCTATGTGGGGGACATGTAAGAAGTATGCATGACATCGCCCCACCCTCAGTGAGCCCCCGGGCTTGGAGCACGTGCACAGGGAGCGGAACACACACCTCGGATGTGTGTAGTTCAGAGCGGGATTAAATGCCAGGATGCGACACCCTCAGCAGCGATGGCCTTTCCGGTCCCTGGGGACACTTGCTTCCTAGACTCGGTCTGGCTGTGTCTTTTCAATCCACGCTTGACTCTCTGACTTAGGGTCTGAATGTGTTTGTGACTGTTGCCTGGCTCCCCGAGAGTGGGCTGCTGAGCAGTGTGTCTTGCAGAACGAAGAGGAAATCTTAGTGGAGTGCCGCGTGCGGTTTCTGTCCTTCATGGGCGTCGGGAAGGACATCCATACATTTGCCTTCATCATGGACACCGGGAACCAGCGCTTCGAGTGCCACGTGTTCTGGTGCGAGCCTAACGCCGCTAACGTGTCCGAGGCGGTGCAGGCCGCCTGCATGGTGAGTACCCGCTGCGGGCACTGGTTCGACGGCATGCCCCTGGTTATGTTTTCTGTGCTGTAAATTGGAGCAGCGTCACTAACTTAAAAGGAGAAGAGTCTGATCCTACAAGAAATGCTTTACCGTGTAACACTCTCACTCCTGGGGCAGACTCAACTGTGATAAACAGCTTGCCATGTCAAGGGGCGAGGGCACCTGCAAGAAGCAGGGCCGGAGGGAGCCAAATTCCGATGAGACTCCAGGAACATTGGAAAGGACGATCTTTGAAACCACAAGTCTAAGGATTCTCAGTTCTCAGTCCTTATTAACTTCAGGATGTGATCCAAAAATGTTGGTTGTATGAGTTGGTACTGTTTTGAACCAActcagtactttaaaaaaatttagattggtttttatttcaaagagttgCTTTCTGTGTACTGttcttacatattttatttacttcgTGTCCTTACAACCACCCTGTTAGGCAGTTGTTCGTTGTTTTATTTATGAGAAGACAGAGGCTCGGAGGAAAGAAGGGGGCCCTGGGCACAGAGCTGGCGAGTCTGCGTTCAGTCCCACCTGCTCTGGGTACCAAAGTCCAATGCTCTTCACGTCTTGTATGatttcaaacaaacaacaatactTTGTCATTCAAAATACTTTGAGCACCAGTGATGCTGGCACTGAGAAAGTCCTAGTAAAAACGAGGGATTGTGTGAATGTGGGCATCAACCTGAAGCATGGTGTATCCTAGCAACACAGGTGGGGGCGGTGGAGCCAAGTGGAAGGACGCAGCGTCCATGTCGTGAAGTGCCCATAATGCTGTGCCAAAGTGTTTATCTTCAGCACAGATTGTTAAGCAGGAGAGTGGATTGACCATAGTAGGTCTTAAAAGTGTACTCGAgagcacaaaaaaagaaaacaaagtggaAGACGGGTTGGGAGGAGTGTCTGGGGTGGAGACGTCAACCAGGAAGCCCGGTTATTGGTCCGGATGTGGGTTGCACAGCATGGAAACCAGGAGCAGGTGACCTGGCAGATGTTGTGGAGCGTCTCATGgcgggagggttgtggggggaaGGGGCGCAGAGGAGATTCTGAATTTGAAGTACCTGGGCTTCATCTAGTTTAATCCACTTATGGGCTGGACTCTGGGCAATTCAAGTAGAACTAAGAAAGCATCCTTGCATGATGGAGTTGAGGGAAATGAACCAGCAAAGCCGACTGGAATGGAGTCATAGATACGTGGTTGGGGCAAGGTCTTGGTGGTAGATTaagagcctggggagggggcttaGCCTGCTAATTGGGTtggagcagtgattttcaacctttttcatctcatggcacacaagccaataactaaaattctgtggcacaccaaaaatatattttttggccatctgacaaaaaaaaaaaaataggtataattttgattcattcacactgggtggctattgttgtgttggctgttgtcatttttttatttgacactctgagggaaaagaggtcagtgcccctgactaaatagtcaggtattgcatgtttttaaatccTTGTGG containing:
- the APBB2 gene encoding amyloid beta precursor protein binding family B member 2 isoform X9, with product MAERKNAKALACSSLQERTNVNLDVPLQVDFPTPKTELVQKFHVQYLGMLPVDKPVGMDTLNNAIESLMTSSSEEDWPSVNMSVADATVTVISEKNEEEILVECRVRFLSFMGVGKDIHTFAFIMDTGNQRFECHVFWCEPNAANVSEAVQAACMLRYQKCLVARPPSQKVRPPPPPADSVTRRVTTNVKRGVLSLIDTLKQKRPVTETP